A genomic window from Camelina sativa cultivar DH55 chromosome 2, Cs, whole genome shotgun sequence includes:
- the LOC104733366 gene encoding uncharacterized protein LOC104733366 has translation MVFRGDTVMSVAHISAEIFQRLRLIRPSDRISSGEMLQLVCCFPLQQLGRFVFWFWNYICVPPPEILYFDGRRDDDIDDDDGYGSSSSSSIVTHNHNYYHLHLE, from the coding sequence ATGGTGTTCCGTGGCGATACAGTGATGTCCGTAGCTCATATATCGGCGGAGATATTTCAGAGGCTACGTTTGATTCGGCCGTCAGATCGAATCAGCAGCGGAGAGATGTTACAGCTCGTTTGTTGTTTCCCGCTTCAGCAATTGGGTCGGTTCGTGTTTTGGTTCTGGAACTATATCTGTGTTCCACCTCCTgagattttgtattttgatgGTCGTCGTGATGATGatatcgatgatgatgatggttatggatcatcttcttcgtcttcgattGTTACTCATAATCACAATTACTATCATCTTCATTTGGAGTGA
- the LOC104733373 gene encoding uncharacterized protein LOC104733373, with product MGSAAHFSKERVLRGFLVWFCVWGLLSLTCSGRLSVSRQNFEVHKHLNRLNKPAVKSFQSPDGDIIDCVHISKQPAFDHPFLKDHKIQMKPSYTPQGMFDENKVSEKPKERVNPITQLWHQNGVCSEGTIPVRRTRKEDVLRASSVKRYGKKKLRTVPLPRSADPDLINQSGHQHAIAYVEGGKFYGAKATINVWEPKVQNSNEFSLSQLWILGGSFGQDLNSIEAGWQVSPDLYGDNNTRLFTYWTSDAYQATGCYNLLCSGFIQINSQIAMGASISPVSGFHNPQYDISITIWKDPKEGHWWMQFGDGYVLGYWPNFLFSYLAESASIVEWGGEVVNMEEDGHHTTTQMGSGQFPDGGFTKASYFRNIQVVDSSNNLKEPKGLNTFTEKSNCYDVEVGKNDDWGHYFYYGGPGRNPKCQ from the exons ATGGGCAGTGCTGCGCATTTTAGCAAAGAGAGGGTTCTCAGAGGGTTTCTTGTTTGGTTCTGTGTTTGGGGACTGCTCTCACTTACATGCTCTGGGAGACTCAGTGTTTCAAGGCAGAATTTTGAAGTGCACAAACACTTGAATCGATTGAATAAACCAGCCGTTAAGAGCTTTCAG AGTCCAGATGGGGACATAATAGACTGTGTTCACATATCTAAGCAACCAGCTTTTGATCATCCGTTCCTTAAAGATCACAAGATTCAG ATGAAACCTAGTTACACTCCACAAGGGATGTTTGATGAGAACAAAGTATCTGAGAAGCCAAAAGAAAGAGTCAATCCAATAACTCAGTTATGGCACCAGAACGGAGTTTGTTCTGAAGGGACAATACCAGTGAGGAGGACGAGGAAAGAGGATGTTTTGAGGGCGAGTTCTGTTAAACGGTATGGTAAGAAGAAGCTCCGTACTGTTCCTCTTCCCCGATCTGCTGATCCTGATCTCATCAACCAAAGTGGTCATCAG CACGCTATAGCTTATGTGGAAGGAGGCAAGTTTTACGGAGCGAAGGCAACAATAAATGTATGGGAACCCAAAGTGCAGAACTCTAATGAGTTCAGCTTGTCTCAGTTATGGATTCTTGGAGGTTCTTTTGGTCAAGATCTCAATAGCATTGAAGCTGGTTGGCAG GTTAGTCCAGATTTATATGGCGATAACAACACAAGGCTGTTCACATACTGGACG agtgaTGCTTATCAAGCTACTGGCTGCTACAATCTCCTCTGTTCGGGTTTTATACAAATCAACAGCCAAATAGCAATGGGAGCGAGTATTTCACCAGTATCTGGCTTCCATAACCCGCAATACGATATAAGTATTACTATTTGGAAG GATCCAAAAGAAGGGCACTGGTGGATGCAGTTTGGGGACGGGTATGTGTTGGGATACTGGCCAAACTTTCTATTCTCATACTTAGCGGAGAGTGCATCGATAGTAGAATGGGGAGGAGAAGTAGTGAACATGGAAGAAGATGGTCACCACACAACCACACAAATGGGAAGTGGTCAGTTTCCGGATGGAGGGTTCACGAAAGCAAGTTACTTCAGGAATATTCAAGTCGTTGATAGCTCTAATAATCTGAAAGAACCAAAAGGGCTCAACACTTTCACTGAGAAATCTAATTGCTATGATGTTGAGGTTGGTAAGAATGATGATTGGGGACATTACTTTTACTACGGAGGTCCTGGAAGAAACCCTAAATGTCAGTAG